Proteins encoded in a region of the Globicephala melas chromosome 1, mGloMel1.2, whole genome shotgun sequence genome:
- the CDCP2 gene encoding CUB domain-containing protein 2, whose product MLAELEFCLLLAVTLLSPVPRAQAMEGVKCGGVLSAPSGNFSSPNFPRLYPYNTECIWLIVVAEGSSVLLTFHAFDLEYHDTCSFDFLEIYNGASGDQGNLLGRFCGQVPPPPFASSWNVMSVVFHSDKHVASRGFSAGYQKDVCGGVLTGLSGVLTSPEHPNNYPNNVECRWVIRASGPATVKLVFVDFQVEGSEQCTYDYVAVLGGPGPAHGHHYCGSSRPPTLVSLGHELQVVFKSDFNIGGRGFKAYYFSGECQEVYTAVRGNFSSPQYPSSYPNHIRCHWTIRLPLGYRVKVFFLDLELEGPNSLTKTCDFDHLAAFDGASEEAPLLGSWCGHHLPPPVTSSHNQLLLLLHTDRSTTRRGFSVAYIGVVPMNVSCSRTDFQILISAQAVAPLERTKVYLGSRSCAAQEVGSNFRIQARFDTCGTESQRRNNTSVIVSVLYIDFSAGGQEDIHEYEVRCEPRRKEASVHLLSGSHWLGPYAATAEHLQEAPPRDEAEALEGPVAMVAQDTSDIIFLGLCILAGVLMVIAIVVLMLL is encoded by the exons ATGCTGGCAGAGCTGGAGTTCTGTCTGCTGCTGGCAGTGACACTGCTGAGCCCAGTCCCCAGGGCCCAAGCCATGGAAG GTGTCAAATGTGGGGGTGTGCTCTCAGCACCTTCTGGAAACTTCTCCAGCCCCAACTTTCCCAGGCTCTACCCCTACAACACGGAGTGCATCTGGCTGATTGTGGTAGCTGAGGGCTCCTCCGTGCTGCTCACCTTCCACGCCTTCGACCTGGAGTACCATGACACCTGCAGCTTCGACTTCCTGGAGATCTACAACGGGGCCTCCGGGGACCAGGGCAACCTGCTGGGGAGGTTCTGCGGCCAGGTGCCCCCACCGCCCTTCGCCTCCTCCTGGAACGTCATGTCTGTGGTCTTCCACTCAGACAAGCACGTGGCCAGCCGAGGCTTTTCTGCAGGCTACCAGAAAG ATGTGTGTGGTGGCGTCCTGACGGGCCTGTCGGGGGTCCTCACCAGCCCCGAGCACCCCAACAACTACCCCAACAACGTGGAGTGCCGCTGGGTGATCCGAGCCTCTGGCCCCGCCACCGTCAAGCTGGTCTTCGTGGACTTCCAGGTGGAGGGCAGCGAGCAGTGCACCTACGACTACGTGGCTGTGCTTGGGGGGCCCGGCCCCGCCCATGGGCACCACTACTGCGGCAGCTCCAGGCCCCCCACGCTCGTGTCGCTGGGCCACGAGCTGCAGGTGGTCTTCAAGTCTGACTTTAACATCGGGGGCCGGGGCTTCAAGGCCTACTACTTCTCAG GAGAATGCCAGGAGGTATACACGGCAGTGCGGGGCAACTTCTCCAGCCCACAGTACCCCAGCTCCTACCCCAACCACATCCGGTGCCACTGGACCATCCGCCTGCCTCTTGGCTACCGGGTCAAAGTGTTCTTCCTGGACCTGGAACTGGAGGGCCCCAACAGCCTGACCAAGACCTGTGACTTTGACCATCTGGCAGCCTTCGACGGGGCCAGCGAGGAGGCGCCCCTGCTGGGCAGTTGGTGTGGCCACCACCTGCCACCACCGGTCACCTCGAGCCACAACCAGCTCCTGCTTCTGCTGCACACAGACCGTAGCACCACCCGCAGGGGCTTCTCTGTGGCCTACATTGGAG TGGTCCCCATGAACGTGAGTTGCTCCCGCACGGACTTCCAGATCCTGATCTCCGCGCAGGCAGTGGCCCCGCTAGAACGGACCAAAGTCTACCTGGGCAGCCGGAGCTGCGCTGCTCAGGAAGTCGGCAGCAACTTCCGGATCCAGGCCCGCTTTGACACCTGCGGCACTGAGTCTCAg agaagaaataacactTCAGTGATCGTCAGCGTGCTGTACATCGACTTCTCAGCCGGTGGGCAGGAGGATATCCACGAATACGAGGTCCGCTGTGAGCCGAGGCGAAAGGAGGCCTCTGTCCACCTGCTGTCCGGCTCCCACTGGCTTGGGCCCTATGCTGCCACGGCAGAGCACCTTCAGGAGGCACCACCCAGGGACGAGGCAGAGGCACTGGAGGGCCCCGTGGCCATGGTGGCCCAGGACACCAGTGACATCATCTTCCTGGGCCTTTGCATCCTGGCTGGAGTCCTCATGGTCATTGCCATAGTGGTCCTGATGCTGCTGTAA